The proteins below come from a single Chrysoperla carnea chromosome 1, inChrCarn1.1, whole genome shotgun sequence genomic window:
- the LOC123302444 gene encoding uncharacterized protein LOC123302444, whose translation MKVFNFILILASFISLSMGKPCLDLFSDMLSTNPLEHVSGLSPPLQTNPFLSMASKLPFSSSALAQSFLPPHHLGTQPSSLLPNPNSSLQAALLSSPYSQLLSSTLPNSSSALALN comes from the exons atgaaagtttttaattttatacttatattgGCCAGTTTCATAAGTTTAAGTATGGGAAAACCATGTTTAGATCTTTTTTCGGACATGCTTTCAACAAATCCATTAGAGCATGTATCTGGATTGTCACCACCTTTACAAACA AATCCATTCTTGAGCATGGCTTCAAAATTACCTTTCTCTTCATCAGCATTAGCACAATCATTTCTACCACCAC ATCACTTGGGTACTCAACCATCATCACTTCTGCCTAATCCAAACAGTTCACTACAAGCTGCTCTTTTATCAAGCCCATATAGTCAACTATTAAGTTCTACGTTACCGAATTCAAGTTCTGCATTAGCActtaattga